Proteins from one Gossypium raimondii isolate GPD5lz chromosome 8, ASM2569854v1, whole genome shotgun sequence genomic window:
- the LOC105791487 gene encoding S-adenosylmethionine synthase 2, whose translation METFLFTSESVNEGHPDKLCDQISDAVLDACLAQDPDSKVACETCTKTNMVMVFGEITTKANVDYEKIVRDTCRSIGFVSDDVGLDADNCKVLVNIEQQSPDIAQGVHGHFTKRPEEIGAGDQGHMFGYATDETPELMPLSHVLATKLGARLTEVRKNGTCPWLRPDGKTQVTVEYYNDKGAMVPVRVHTVLISTQHDETVTNDEIAADLKEHVIKPVIPEKYLDEKTIFHLNPSGRFVIGGPHGDAGLTGRKIIIDTYGGWGAHGGGAFSGKDPTKVDRSGAYIVRQAAKSIVANGLARRCIVQVSYAIGVPEPLSVFVDSYGTGKIPDKEILQIVKENFDFRPGMITINLDLKRGGNGRFLKTAAYGHFGRDDPDFTWEVVKPLKWEKPQS comes from the coding sequence ATGGAGACCTTTCTATTCACATCTGAATCAGTGAACGAGGGTCACCCCGACAAGCTCTGCGACCAGATCTCTGATGCTGTGCTGGACGCTTGCCTTGCCCAGGACCCCGACAGCAAGGTTGCCTGTGAAACATGCACCAAGACCAACATGGTCATGGTCTTTGGAGAGATTACCACCAAAGCCAATGTAGATTATGAGAAGATTGTCCGTGACACATGCCGCTCTATCGGATTTGTTTCTGATGATGTGGGTCTTGATGCTGACAACTGCAAGGTCCTGGTCAATATTGAGCAACAGAGCCCTGATATTGCCCAGGGTGTCCATGGCCACTTCACCAAGCGCCCAGAAGAAATTGGAGCTGGTGACCAGGGCCATATGTTTGGGTATGCCACTGATGAGACCCCAGAACTCATGCCCCTTAGCCATGTCCTTGCAACTAAGCTTGGGGCTCGTCTTACTGAGGTTAGGAAGAATGGCACCTGCCCCTGGCTAAGGCCTGATGGTAAAACCCAGGTTACTGTTGAGTACTACAATGACAAGGGTGCCATGGTTCCCGTTCGTGTTCACACTGTCCTCATTTCCACCCAACATGACGAAACTGTtacaaatgatgaaattgctGCTGACCTCAAAGAGCATGTCATCAAGCCTGTCATCCCTGAAAAGTACCTAGATGAGAAAACAATCTTCCACCTTAACCCATCTGGCCGCTTTGTCATTGGTGGTCCTCACGGTGATGCAGGTCTCACTGGTCGTAAGATCATTATTGACACCTATGGTGGCTGGGGAGCCCATGGTGGCGGTGCTTTCTCTGGAAAGGACCCTACCAAGGTGGACAGGAGTGGTGCTTACATTGTTAGGCAGGCTGCCAAGAGCATTGTGGCTAATGGGCTTGCCCGAAGGTGCATCGTGCAGGTCTCTTATGCTATTGGTGTGCCTGAGCCCTTGTCTGTCTTTGTAGACAGCTATGGAACTGGAAAGATTCCTGACAAAGAAATCCTCCAAATTGTGAAGGAGAACTTCGACTTCAGGCCCGGTATGATCACCATCAACCTGGATCTCAAGAGGGGTGGCAATGGCCGGTTTTTGAAGACAGCTGCCTACGGACACTTTGGAAGGGACGACCCGGACTTCACCTGGGAAGTTGTGAAGCCCCTCAAGTGGGAGAAGCCTCAGTCTTAA